A portion of the Sphaerochaeta pleomorpha str. Grapes genome contains these proteins:
- a CDS encoding AraC family transcriptional regulator, producing the protein MEMLDAVFVYQMHEIKELLWHQRVHSHEYGQFELHYFVSGYGTFSNGPKRYAIFPGALFITGGETLHSIEADVQESLTYYATLIQSPEEILLVSRLQEKNPLNIGTKWRFFFEEVRDKGLSPNSELRLSACHQILGLLYNLLAGTASEDPVEENVCLEKAIRYMQRHVFDKLTLEQIAGHVQLDASYFIRLFKKRMNTTPMKYYTNLQLEAARSLLACSNLSIKEIAAKLQFCSEFHFSKRFKQSTGLSPSMYRKTHLQLLGN; encoded by the coding sequence ATGGAAATGTTGGACGCGGTCTTTGTCTACCAAATGCATGAAATCAAGGAACTACTCTGGCACCAACGGGTCCACAGCCATGAATATGGACAGTTCGAACTGCATTATTTTGTAAGTGGTTATGGCACATTCTCAAACGGGCCAAAGCGGTACGCCATTTTTCCCGGAGCCCTGTTCATCACAGGAGGAGAAACACTTCACAGCATCGAGGCCGATGTGCAGGAAAGCCTTACCTATTATGCAACCCTTATCCAGAGCCCTGAGGAAATCTTGCTTGTAAGCAGGCTCCAGGAGAAGAATCCCCTGAATATCGGAACTAAATGGCGTTTTTTCTTCGAGGAAGTAAGGGACAAAGGCCTCAGCCCCAACTCGGAGCTACGCCTCAGTGCCTGCCATCAGATTTTAGGTCTTTTGTATAACCTGCTTGCGGGAACTGCCTCAGAAGATCCGGTGGAAGAAAACGTCTGTCTGGAAAAGGCAATCAGGTATATGCAACGCCATGTGTTCGATAAGCTGACCCTTGAGCAGATAGCGGGGCATGTCCAACTTGATGCGTCTTATTTCATCAGGCTCTTTAAAAAACGTATGAACACGACTCCAATGAAATATTATACGAATCTCCAGCTGGAAGCGGCCCGGTCGCTGCTGGCATGCAGTAATCTTTCAATCAAAGAGATAGCTGCAAAACTGCAGTTCTGCTCTGAATTCCATTTCTCCAAGCGATTCAAACAATCAACGGGACTATCCCCCTCGATGTATCGGAAGACCCACCTACAGCTTCTGGGGAACTGA
- a CDS encoding ribokinase — MKFLNYGSINIDLIFSVDHVVKPGETLSSTNLVKSAGGKGANQSAALAKAGAQVFHGGKVGSDGQFLVELLKSYGVDTSFVRHYEGSTGQALIQLDKNRQNAIVLFGGGNHAIEQKEIDETLTHFEAGDCLVLQNEIVHTSYLIEKAKQRGMTICLNTAPFDEKIAQLPLQLVDILVLNEIEGASLAGLEIDVPYVQTLEILVRKFPKAEIVLTAGKAGAYYGFKDIRLHAPIYDQPVVDTTGAGDTFIGYFLAARSKGYGTEKALNFSCKASGLAVSKSGAMASIPFASEVFC, encoded by the coding sequence ATGAAATTTCTGAACTATGGATCTATCAACATTGATTTGATTTTCTCTGTCGACCATGTGGTGAAACCAGGGGAAACGCTCTCCAGTACCAATCTTGTGAAAAGTGCAGGGGGAAAAGGAGCCAACCAGAGTGCAGCTCTGGCAAAGGCAGGAGCCCAGGTGTTTCACGGGGGTAAAGTCGGCAGTGATGGTCAATTTCTCGTGGAATTATTGAAATCCTACGGGGTCGACACTTCCTTTGTCAGGCACTATGAGGGCTCAACCGGGCAAGCTCTTATTCAGTTGGATAAAAACCGGCAGAATGCAATTGTGCTATTCGGTGGTGGCAATCATGCGATTGAACAAAAGGAGATTGATGAAACCTTGACCCATTTTGAAGCAGGGGATTGCCTGGTTCTGCAAAATGAGATTGTCCATACGTCCTACTTGATAGAAAAAGCCAAGCAAAGGGGTATGACAATCTGTTTGAACACTGCTCCCTTCGATGAAAAGATCGCTCAGCTTCCCCTGCAATTGGTTGATATCCTTGTCCTGAACGAAATAGAGGGAGCTTCACTTGCCGGCCTAGAAATTGATGTTCCTTATGTCCAGACGCTCGAAATACTTGTGAGGAAATTCCCGAAGGCCGAGATTGTCCTCACTGCTGGAAAGGCAGGGGCCTATTATGGTTTTAAAGATATTCGCCTGCATGCACCTATCTACGACCAGCCCGTAGTCGATACGACAGGGGCAGGGGATACGTTCATCGGGTATTTCCTTGCTGCAAGGTCGAAGGGCTATGGAACTGAAAAGGCTTTGAATTTTTCTTGTAAGGCTTCAGGCCTTGCCGTTTCGAAAAGTGGGGCCATGGCCTCGATTCCTTTTGCGAGCGAGGTGTTCTGCTAG
- the cls gene encoding cardiolipin synthase, whose protein sequence is MRKLLKFLTGRLFISIVLVIFQIDVLVRVLGYAKNDSLWIQIFSTFSIVMALFVVTRDLNPAYKIGWMLIFMVIPLYGGIFYILFGNRKMSVVLKRWFHEYNELHKKGMEKVPVHDGLPMKALTSYDPNLARQGQYISNISGFPLWCNTEVQYFALGEDWVLDVLEELKKAKNFIFLEFFIIGMGEVWDAILAILLEKKNEGVTIFIMFDDVGSIVNVPSHYERKLRSLGFETIAFNPMRAHLNSRLNSRDHRKVLVIDGNVGYTGGVNIADEYANRKVSYGHWKDTAVKLKGDAVWNLTLMFLQLWSFSNHRSYDFSLFRPTYSGKTDGFVQPFADNPLDNQNVAENAYIQIISMAKDYVWITTPYLVLDNEMITALKIAAQSGVDVRIITPHMPDKWYVFAVTRDNYKVLLEAGVKIFEYTPGFIHAKMFVSDDKVAIIGTINMDYRSFYLHFENGVLFYGSSVIQTVREDIEQTLDVCQEITMEYLYSIPFYKKLMGTALRLTAPLL, encoded by the coding sequence ATGCGAAAACTGCTGAAATTCCTGACAGGAAGGCTGTTTATTTCAATCGTACTCGTTATTTTTCAGATTGATGTACTTGTCAGGGTTCTTGGTTATGCAAAAAACGATTCCCTTTGGATACAGATTTTCTCTACTTTTTCGATTGTAATGGCCTTGTTCGTAGTAACGAGAGACCTCAATCCTGCCTATAAAATCGGGTGGATGCTTATTTTCATGGTCATACCCCTGTATGGCGGGATTTTCTACATCCTGTTCGGAAACCGAAAGATGAGTGTCGTGTTGAAACGTTGGTTCCATGAATACAACGAACTACATAAAAAAGGAATGGAGAAAGTCCCTGTACATGATGGCTTGCCTATGAAAGCCCTCACTTCCTATGATCCGAACCTTGCACGTCAAGGGCAGTATATTTCCAATATCAGCGGTTTCCCTCTCTGGTGCAATACTGAGGTCCAGTATTTCGCGTTGGGGGAGGATTGGGTACTCGATGTACTCGAAGAACTGAAAAAAGCAAAGAATTTTATTTTTCTTGAATTCTTCATTATCGGCATGGGAGAGGTCTGGGACGCCATCCTTGCAATCCTTCTCGAAAAGAAAAATGAGGGAGTGACCATCTTTATTATGTTCGATGATGTAGGATCTATCGTTAACGTCCCCTCCCACTACGAACGAAAACTCCGTTCCCTTGGGTTTGAGACCATTGCCTTCAATCCGATGCGAGCCCATCTCAATAGCAGGCTTAACAGTCGTGACCATAGGAAAGTCTTGGTGATAGATGGAAATGTCGGATACACCGGAGGGGTGAATATCGCTGACGAATATGCCAATAGAAAAGTATCCTACGGGCATTGGAAAGACACTGCGGTAAAACTGAAAGGTGATGCGGTATGGAACCTCACGTTGATGTTTCTCCAGCTATGGTCTTTTTCCAATCACCGTAGTTATGATTTTTCATTGTTTCGACCGACATATTCGGGGAAGACCGACGGATTTGTCCAGCCGTTTGCGGATAATCCGTTGGATAACCAGAACGTCGCTGAAAATGCCTATATCCAGATAATCAGCATGGCCAAGGATTATGTGTGGATCACTACTCCCTATCTTGTCTTGGATAATGAAATGATAACTGCCTTGAAAATCGCAGCCCAGAGCGGGGTGGATGTTCGTATCATTACCCCCCATATGCCTGATAAATGGTATGTCTTTGCTGTCACGAGAGACAATTATAAGGTCCTGCTTGAGGCCGGGGTTAAGATTTTTGAGTATACACCTGGGTTTATCCATGCGAAAATGTTTGTCTCTGACGACAAGGTTGCAATTATCGGGACAATAAACATGGATTACCGTTCATTCTACCTGCACTTTGAAAACGGAGTACTGTTTTATGGTTCTTCGGTGATACAGACAGTGAGAGAGGATATTGAGCAAACCTTGGATGTATGCCAGGAAATAACAATGGAATATCTGTATTCTATTCCATTCTATAAAAAACTAATGGGTACGGCACTTCGGTTGACCGCTCCCTTGCTATAG
- a CDS encoding epoxyqueuosine reductase QueH: MDENEILVHACCGPCSTASIERLLSEGWKPVIFFSNSNIYPASEADKRFAELLKVADFFHLRVIREEQDHASWLSSVAGLEQEREGGKRCEKCFLYNLRQASAKAEELGFKHFCTTLTVSRFKNSKLIFDIGEQFPLFEKIDFKKKGGFDRSLVMSRDLDLYRQQYCGCEFSMQH, from the coding sequence ATGGATGAAAATGAAATATTGGTCCACGCTTGTTGTGGCCCCTGTAGTACCGCAAGTATAGAGCGCCTTCTCAGTGAAGGCTGGAAACCTGTAATATTTTTTAGCAATAGCAATATTTATCCTGCAAGTGAAGCTGATAAGCGATTTGCAGAGCTCCTTAAGGTTGCCGATTTTTTCCACCTTCGCGTAATCAGGGAGGAACAGGACCATGCCTCATGGCTTTCTTCAGTAGCCGGGCTGGAACAGGAGAGGGAAGGCGGCAAGCGTTGTGAGAAATGTTTCCTGTACAACCTGAGGCAGGCCTCGGCAAAGGCCGAGGAACTTGGATTCAAGCATTTCTGTACGACTCTCACCGTAAGCCGGTTTAAAAACAGTAAGTTGATTTTTGATATCGGGGAACAATTCCCCCTGTTTGAAAAGATTGACTTCAAGAAAAAAGGCGGTTTTGACAGGAGTCTGGTAATGAGTAGAGACCTTGATCTCTACCGTCAACAGTATTGCGGTTGTGAGTTTTCAATGCAGCATTGA
- a CDS encoding tetratricopeptide repeat protein, whose protein sequence is MKKNNNLGLWLSLLIILGITLLPVSLLQKALLVVLFIGGLAFWKRALLFYIQANKYAVNSDSTKWEKAWPLYQKALRNGLNSSFAVTAASMYLQRGDYNVGRQILEDYLAKPEKKKDATLVFIAKTMVSMAYWIDGDLDKAIKTVQQVYEAGYRDKNLFINYGTYVLEKGDLKTARTLVKEAAHFESTSPGIMDNRGWLALLEGNWEEAIPLYRELIARGPKFPEPYVHAAQIKIHYGKVGEALQLLDKAIDARFSNTSGMKKEKLEQLRARLADFDTRMAAAKEIDANTAKVASGELPPHTTNSFAREEGSVLSGFAKEPETEKVAEILVSEEGERIPNTELTQADIEYAKKHNLE, encoded by the coding sequence ATGAAGAAAAACAACAATCTGGGACTTTGGTTGTCCCTTCTCATCATTCTTGGCATCACATTACTACCTGTTTCCCTTTTGCAGAAGGCGTTGCTGGTAGTGCTCTTTATCGGAGGACTGGCCTTCTGGAAGCGTGCGCTTCTCTTTTATATACAGGCCAACAAATATGCTGTGAACAGCGACAGTACAAAGTGGGAAAAAGCCTGGCCATTATACCAGAAAGCCTTGCGCAATGGGCTGAATTCGAGTTTTGCTGTCACTGCGGCAAGCATGTATCTTCAGCGGGGTGACTATAATGTCGGACGGCAAATCCTCGAAGATTACCTGGCTAAACCGGAGAAAAAGAAGGATGCTACACTGGTATTCATTGCAAAGACCATGGTCTCCATGGCCTATTGGATCGATGGCGACCTGGACAAAGCCATCAAAACCGTACAGCAAGTGTATGAAGCCGGTTATAGGGACAAGAACCTGTTTATCAATTATGGTACTTATGTCCTGGAAAAAGGCGATTTGAAGACAGCAAGAACCTTGGTAAAGGAAGCAGCCCACTTTGAAAGCACCAGCCCCGGTATCATGGATAACCGCGGATGGCTTGCTCTTTTGGAAGGCAACTGGGAAGAGGCTATTCCTTTGTACAGGGAGCTGATAGCAAGAGGCCCGAAATTCCCAGAACCTTATGTTCATGCCGCCCAGATAAAAATCCATTATGGCAAAGTCGGGGAAGCCCTGCAGTTACTCGACAAAGCAATCGATGCACGCTTTTCCAATACTTCGGGAATGAAAAAAGAAAAGCTCGAACAGTTGAGAGCCAGGCTTGCAGACTTTGACACCAGAATGGCCGCAGCCAAAGAGATTGATGCCAATACTGCTAAAGTTGCTTCAGGCGAGCTTCCCCCTCATACAACCAACTCGTTTGCAAGGGAAGAAGGATCTGTCCTTTCTGGTTTCGCAAAGGAACCTGAAACGGAAAAGGTTGCCGAAATCCTCGTATCCGAGGAAGGCGAGAGAATTCCCAACACCGAACTTACACAAGCCGATATCGAGTATGCAAAAAAGCATAACCTCGAGTAA
- a CDS encoding patatin-like phospholipase family protein — protein sequence MKRLYNVVFFMLMLVIGCNSLFAEVSVALPSNASGDILSANVPIQYGDAAFRQRILDRTKGERTPVGLVLSGGSARAFAHVGVLKYLEEQGIVPDFIISNSMGSIVGLLYAAGMSPGQIYEAISNVSLQTLFDLTFPLEGGLLNSSRFVAKLASILGPELQLENLEIPIMVVTEDLATKRQVQISEGDFYTVLTAAYALPIYFPPVEFKGHLLIDGGITNIVPLDLAYAYADSVIVSTTFYDVDTLNLRNPLTILNVSIDIAKRRKGVEELKKHLDEVVWIRCDVEDFSFMDFAAVKELSEKGYASAALQQDKLAGLYKGLVIPNEEELERQTAMGDRIEAEQKSYRIYSHIKQYSRSHILGLGLESDYIAEDTSFLKDDNTAGVRYTLRAGDLLFSTNAGMGFQANSNSRFSLNPTLLAKVDYFLFDHFKASLAGNALYDIATNSPVFYARENLEGRFLFQDAQLRISLLQGLETISNPQNADSAEYWDGSRYLFNSGIESLFTLSGNPGWNISAVKIGLFYQMLGDFKQFRPFIAANANLGVQETKTGLFADLSTSLRFALDGNGDVPYFLSDRFRTNNATIRSQGHDLTVSTNATNYLIAANMLLGYKPVSFSPSFAELFILENSSIATYFDFLWYQKSEGWMPSMSMGLELHTEFSLLGIRKLPLTIYGGWDQSVDSIVWGFAFNITL from the coding sequence GTGAAAAGGTTATATAACGTGGTTTTTTTCATGCTAATGCTAGTCATTGGCTGCAATTCTCTCTTTGCTGAGGTCTCTGTTGCCTTACCCTCAAATGCCTCAGGCGATATCCTGTCGGCGAATGTACCAATCCAATATGGTGACGCAGCTTTCAGACAGAGAATCCTTGACCGTACAAAGGGAGAACGAACTCCTGTCGGTCTGGTGCTTTCCGGTGGGTCTGCAAGGGCTTTTGCCCATGTCGGAGTCTTGAAATACCTCGAGGAACAGGGCATAGTCCCTGATTTTATCATCAGCAACTCAATGGGAAGCATCGTAGGCCTTCTGTATGCCGCAGGTATGTCTCCTGGCCAGATTTATGAGGCAATATCCAATGTCTCGTTGCAAACATTGTTCGACCTGACTTTCCCCTTGGAAGGTGGCCTCCTCAATTCTTCTCGATTTGTTGCAAAACTCGCTTCGATTTTGGGACCGGAGCTGCAATTGGAAAACCTCGAGATCCCCATCATGGTGGTAACCGAAGATCTTGCAACCAAACGCCAGGTCCAGATTTCCGAAGGTGATTTCTACACAGTCTTGACTGCAGCCTATGCCCTTCCCATATATTTCCCTCCAGTTGAATTCAAAGGTCACCTTCTTATCGATGGAGGGATAACCAATATTGTTCCACTTGACCTGGCCTATGCATATGCAGACTCTGTCATTGTTTCCACAACCTTTTACGATGTTGATACCTTGAATCTCCGTAATCCCTTGACCATCCTCAATGTGTCGATTGACATTGCCAAACGTAGAAAAGGGGTCGAGGAACTTAAAAAGCATCTGGATGAAGTGGTCTGGATCCGCTGCGACGTGGAGGATTTTTCCTTCATGGATTTTGCAGCTGTCAAGGAACTGAGCGAGAAAGGGTATGCCTCTGCAGCTTTACAACAGGACAAACTGGCTGGTCTATACAAAGGTTTGGTAATCCCGAACGAGGAAGAGCTCGAGCGGCAGACTGCTATGGGAGACAGGATAGAGGCAGAACAAAAATCCTACCGGATTTACTCCCATATAAAACAATATTCCCGTTCCCATATTCTGGGATTAGGGCTTGAGTCGGATTATATTGCAGAGGATACTTCCTTTTTGAAGGATGATAACACCGCTGGGGTGAGATATACCCTGCGTGCTGGCGATTTGCTATTCTCAACGAATGCCGGCATGGGGTTCCAGGCAAACTCAAACAGCAGATTCTCTCTCAATCCGACGCTCCTGGCTAAGGTTGATTATTTCTTGTTTGATCACTTTAAGGCATCTTTGGCAGGGAATGCCCTGTATGACATCGCTACAAACAGCCCTGTTTTCTATGCAAGGGAAAATCTTGAAGGAAGGTTCCTTTTCCAAGATGCCCAGCTCAGGATTTCTCTCCTGCAAGGCTTGGAAACAATTTCCAATCCCCAAAATGCCGATTCCGCAGAATATTGGGATGGGTCACGATATCTGTTCAATTCGGGCATAGAATCACTCTTTACCTTGTCTGGCAATCCCGGGTGGAATATTTCGGCCGTCAAGATTGGATTGTTCTACCAAATGTTGGGAGATTTTAAGCAGTTTCGCCCTTTTATCGCGGCTAACGCCAATCTAGGGGTACAGGAGACAAAAACAGGACTGTTTGCAGACCTTTCAACATCCCTGCGGTTTGCCTTGGATGGCAATGGTGATGTCCCTTATTTCCTTTCCGACCGATTCAGGACAAATAATGCAACAATTCGTTCGCAGGGGCATGATCTGACCGTATCAACCAATGCTACGAATTACCTGATCGCTGCAAATATGCTGCTCGGGTATAAGCCGGTTTCCTTTTCCCCCTCCTTTGCCGAGCTGTTTATCCTGGAGAATTCGTCCATTGCAACCTATTTTGATTTTCTCTGGTACCAGAAATCCGAAGGGTGGATGCCCAGCATGTCCATGGGATTGGAACTCCATACCGAATTTTCTCTATTGGGTATCAGGAAATTGCCCCTTACCATCTATGGCGGCTGGGATCAATCGGTCGATTCAATAGTCTGGGGATTTGCCTTCAATATTACCCTCTAG
- a CDS encoding phage integrase SAM-like domain-containing protein, with protein MPTFKQFAEGFFTPDDPQGVRMRDKMRNKQSGEMDYQNKQRFLDRYLIPEFGDYLLDSITPVIIEDYILEMVSFKDHRTPLSDDTKNKALVCMRKVFHEAERKRIVRDNPAEKVGMINARSKERKPFSPTVFVNVVFAIFYKQFQQTAFSAGR; from the coding sequence ATGCCAACCTTCAAGCAATTCGCCGAAGGTTTCTTCACCCCGGATGATCCGCAAGGTGTACGTATGCGGGACAAAATGCGCAACAAGCAAAGCGGTGAAATGGACTATCAGAACAAACAGCGTTTTCTTGACCGCTATTTGATCCCGGAATTCGGCGACTATCTGCTGGACTCCATCACTCCTGTAATAATAGAAGATTACATACTCGAGATGGTGAGCTTCAAGGACCATCGTACGCCACTTTCTGACGATACGAAAAACAAAGCCCTGGTATGTATGCGAAAAGTATTCCATGAAGCAGAGCGAAAACGAATTGTCCGCGACAACCCTGCCGAAAAAGTCGGGATGATCAATGCCAGGAGCAAGGAACGAAAACCCTTTAGCCCTACGGTATTTGTCAACGTAGTTTTCGCCATTTTTTATAAACAATTTCAGCAAACAGCCTTTTCTGCCGGACGGTAG
- a CDS encoding integrase core domain-containing protein, whose protein sequence is MRGMTLAVFLDSLFISRSYSRPRCSNDNAFIESWHRTLKYSVGYPKQFSTISTARIWYADFVAWYNSCHLHSGLSYVTPIQVRKGEAQQLYSERNKTIIEAKAAHPERWRKGKTRTYALPAVTAFYRPAEKAVC, encoded by the coding sequence ATGCGGGGCATGACACTGGCTGTATTCCTTGATTCGCTGTTCATCAGCCGGAGCTATTCGAGGCCCCGCTGCAGCAATGACAACGCATTCATAGAATCCTGGCACAGGACACTCAAATACTCGGTGGGTTACCCAAAGCAATTTTCTACGATTTCCACCGCAAGGATCTGGTACGCCGATTTCGTCGCTTGGTACAACAGTTGCCATCTACACTCAGGCCTGTCCTACGTTACCCCTATACAGGTAAGGAAGGGCGAGGCCCAACAGTTGTATTCCGAACGAAACAAGACAATCATAGAGGCAAAAGCCGCTCATCCGGAACGCTGGAGAAAGGGAAAAACCAGAACCTATGCACTCCCAGCGGTAACGGCATTCTACCGTCCGGCAGAAAAGGCTGTTTGCTGA
- a CDS encoding site-specific integrase, giving the protein MAKTKKADLWRLVTDYFDVYLKDVRRMSKGTIETYRYGLYSFVSYMSKHRNVEASLLSLDHFTRDNVKEFIAHLHLVDELADSTCNLRLSILKSFLRYCADEYVPLYATYQSIRTMPKAREEQKPVEYLSEKALKVLLLAPDPNTRLGRRDCMIMIFMYDTGCRVQELVDVQFGSLHLEASPCYVVLTGKGNKTRLIPLMEKTVAHLNAYIHMFHPTKDPKRPLFYARKRNGPSKLSTDAIAVLLKKHGEEASKTCIEVLSGIHPHLMRSTRAMHLYLNGMPLENVAKFLGHADSSSISHYATANLAMITAAVEKANPNVVGTSKDWEDPQILKRLMGL; this is encoded by the coding sequence ATGGCTAAGACTAAAAAGGCTGACCTGTGGCGTCTTGTAACGGATTACTTTGACGTCTACCTGAAGGATGTCAGAAGAATGAGCAAAGGGACGATTGAGACCTACCGGTATGGGTTGTACTCCTTTGTCTCCTACATGAGTAAGCACCGAAATGTTGAGGCCTCGCTTCTTTCCTTGGATCATTTCACCAGGGATAATGTCAAGGAGTTCATAGCACACCTGCATTTGGTAGATGAGCTTGCGGACTCTACATGTAACCTCAGGCTCTCAATCCTGAAAAGTTTTCTCCGCTATTGTGCAGATGAGTATGTACCCCTGTATGCCACCTACCAATCAATCAGGACCATGCCCAAAGCCAGGGAAGAGCAAAAGCCTGTGGAATACCTTTCAGAGAAGGCTCTCAAAGTTTTGCTCTTGGCTCCAGACCCCAATACAAGGCTGGGAAGAAGAGATTGTATGATTATGATCTTCATGTATGATACCGGATGCCGGGTACAGGAGTTGGTTGATGTGCAGTTTGGATCTCTCCATCTGGAAGCCTCTCCATGCTATGTAGTGCTTACGGGAAAGGGGAACAAGACCAGGCTGATACCGTTGATGGAGAAGACGGTAGCCCATCTCAATGCCTACATCCACATGTTTCATCCTACAAAGGATCCCAAGAGGCCGTTGTTTTATGCTAGGAAGCGAAATGGGCCTTCGAAGTTGTCTACAGATGCCATTGCCGTATTGCTCAAGAAGCATGGGGAAGAGGCAAGCAAAACTTGCATCGAGGTTCTTTCTGGCATACACCCTCATCTGATGAGGTCGACCCGTGCCATGCACCTGTACCTGAACGGGATGCCGTTGGAGAATGTGGCCAAATTCCTCGGTCATGCTGATTCTTCCAGCATATCGCATTATGCCACAGCCAATCTTGCCATGATCACCGCGGCAGTGGAGAAAGCGAATCCTAACGTGGTAGGAACAAGTAAGGACTGGGAAGACCCCCAAATTCTCAAGCGGCTTATGGGATTATAG
- a CDS encoding tyrosine-type recombinase/integrase codes for MSYISSLASRIERFDEHYMYSHKSGSLLFYTKMFDTYWDSHQYPPLLTKERLSGWICRLDEESVQRQVCRILLVRYLGRYLQSIGESDQYVLPYGICPKVPDYVPYFFAEDELRKLFSDEVMGSLHPVSQAMSRQYVLPQLFSTIHCCGLRPGEARKLLVGDVDLEHGWLDIKGTKTYRDRRLPIGEMLLLELKQYDLIMQKRLPERKYFFPTKANDSYKCSSLSIAFSHILRDAGIGQSSNGNNARLYDLRHHFVFRNINTWIEDGKDVYALLPYLRLYLGHSCIENTEYYLHWVPEFFPVFERLYGKLGDNLPEVSHG; via the coding sequence ATGAGCTATATCAGCAGCCTGGCTTCAAGGATAGAAAGATTTGATGAACATTATATGTACTCCCACAAGTCTGGCTCCTTGCTGTTCTATACAAAGATGTTCGACACATATTGGGATTCACACCAGTATCCTCCATTGCTTACCAAGGAGAGGCTCTCCGGGTGGATATGCAGGTTGGATGAGGAGTCCGTCCAGCGCCAGGTCTGTAGGATCCTGCTGGTACGCTATCTGGGAAGATACCTACAATCAATCGGGGAAAGCGACCAATACGTCCTTCCCTACGGCATTTGCCCAAAAGTCCCTGATTATGTTCCCTATTTCTTTGCTGAGGATGAGCTAAGAAAACTCTTCTCTGACGAGGTCATGGGTTCCCTCCACCCGGTTTCCCAAGCGATGAGCAGACAGTATGTGCTTCCACAACTGTTCTCAACCATCCATTGCTGCGGGCTCAGGCCTGGAGAAGCTAGGAAACTTCTGGTCGGGGATGTAGATCTGGAACATGGATGGCTCGACATCAAGGGGACAAAGACCTATAGGGACAGGAGGTTGCCAATTGGAGAGATGTTGCTGTTGGAATTGAAGCAATATGACCTCATCATGCAGAAACGCTTGCCAGAAAGAAAATATTTCTTTCCTACAAAAGCTAATGACAGTTACAAATGTTCCTCCCTTTCAATTGCATTCAGTCACATCCTAAGGGATGCAGGCATAGGGCAATCCTCCAATGGGAACAATGCCAGGTTGTATGACCTGAGGCATCATTTTGTATTCAGGAACATCAACACATGGATTGAGGATGGAAAGGATGTGTATGCCCTGCTGCCTTACCTCAGGCTGTATCTTGGACATTCTTGCATTGAAAATACCGAGTATTATCTGCATTGGGTACCTGAATTCTTTCCAGTCTTCGAGCGTCTGTATGGAAAGCTTGGGGACAACCTGCCGGAGGTGAGCCATGGCTAA